One window of Manihot esculenta cultivar AM560-2 chromosome 17, M.esculenta_v8, whole genome shotgun sequence genomic DNA carries:
- the LOC110605334 gene encoding pyruvate kinase, cytosolic isozyme, translating to MNNSEADTVLMEKKPKTKIVCTLGPASRSVPMIEKLLRAGMNVARFNFSHGSHEYHQETLDNLGAAMVNTGILCAVMLDTKGPEIRTGFLKDGKPIHLKQGQEITISTDYSIKGDENMICMSYKKLAVDVQPGMVILCADGTISFTVLSCDIGAGLVQCRCENSAVLGERKNVNLPGVIVDLPTLTEKDKEDILKWGIPNQIDMIALSFVRKGSDLVQVRKLLGEHAKDILLMSKVENQEGVANFDDILANSDAFMVARGDLGMEIPIEKIFLAQKVMIYKCNIQGKPVVTATQMLESMIKSPRPTRAEATDVANAVLDGSDCVMLSGETAAGAYPEMAVRTMAKICVEAENTLDYGDVFKRIMEHSPVPMSPLESLASSAVRTANSAKASLILVLTRGGSTAKLVAKYRPGMPILSVVVPEIKTDSFDWSCSNEAPARHSLIFRGLVPVLYAGSARASHAETTEEALDFAIQHAKAKGLCKPGDSVVALHRVGTASIIKIITVK from the exons ATGAACAACAGTGAAGCAGATACTGTTCTAATGGAGAAGAAGCCCAAGACGAAGATTGTTTGCACTCTTGGACCCGCATCCAGATCTGTACCTATGATTGAAAAGCTGTTGAGGGCAGGCATGAACGTTGCTCGCTTCAACTTCTCTCATGGATCTCACGAGTACCACCAGGAAACCCTTGACAATCTCGGGGCCGCGATGGTTAACACTGGTATTCTCTGTGCTGTTATGCTTGATACCAAG GGACCAGAGATTCGAACTGGGTTCTTGAAGGATGGCAAACCCATCCATCTTAAACAGGGCCAAGAAATCACTATATCTACTGACTACAGTATAAAAGGTGATGAGAATATGATTTGCATGAGCTACAAAAAGTTGGCTGTGGATGTCCAGCCTGGGATGGTTATACTTTGTGCAGATGGCACAATTTCATTTACAGTTTTATCATGTGACATTGGAGCGGGTTTGGTTCAATGTCGGTGTGAGAACTCTGCAGTTCTTGGTGAGAGGAAAAATGTTAATCTTCCTGGAGTAATAGTGGATCTTCCAACTTTGACAGAGAAGGACAAGGAAGATATTTTGAAGTGGGGAATTCCCAATCAAATTGACATGATTGCTCTATCTTTTGTACGAAAGGGCTCAGATCTCGTGCAAGTAAGGAAGTTGCTCGGGGAACATGCTAAGGATATCCTTCTCATGTCAAAG GTTGAAAACCAAGAAGGGGTTGCAAATTTTGATGATATCCTAGCAAATTCAGATGCATTTATGGTTGCACGTGGTGACCTTGGAATGGAAATTCCCATTGAAAAGATTTTTCTAGCACAGAAAGTGATGATCTACAAGTGTAATATTCAAGGAAAACCAGTTGTTACTGCAACCCAGATGTTGGAGTCCATGATCAAGTCACCCCGACCAACTAGAGCTGAAGCCACTGATGTTGCCAATGCAGTTCTTGATGGTTCTGACTGTGTGATGCTGAGTGGTGAAACAGCAGCTGGAGCATATCCAGAAATGGCTGTTCGGACTATGGCAAAAATATGTGTAGAAGCAGAAAACACCCTTGATTATGGAGATGTCTTCAAAAGAATCATGGAACACTCACCTGTGCCCATGAGCCCATTGGAGAGTCTGGCATCCTCTGCTGTCAGAACAGCCAATTCAGCAAAAGCATCTCTTATATTGGTGTTAACCAGGGGAGGAAGTACTGCAAAACTGGTGGCTAAATACAGGCCTGGCATGCCTATTTTATCTGTGGTTGTACCTGAGATTAAAACTGATTCCTTTGATTGGTCTTGCAGTAATGAAGCTCCTGCAAGACATAGCCTTATTTTTCGTGGATTGGTACCTGTTTTATATGCAGGATCTGCTAGGGCTTCTCATGCAGAGACAACAGAGGAAGCTTTGGATTTTGCTATTCAACATGCCAAGGCAAAAGGATTATGCAAGCCTGGAGATTCTGTTGTGGCTTTGCACCGAGTTGGAACTGCATCCATAATCAAGATTATAACAGTGAAGTGA
- the LOC110605371 gene encoding apoptosis inhibitor 5-like protein API5, whose product MSDSTEDAKHIEKLYEFGERLNESKDKSQNVKDYQGIIDAARTSVKAKQLAAQLIPRFFKFFPDLSSQAVDAHLDLIEEEELGVRVQAIRGLPLFCKDTPEYLSKIIDILVQLLVAEEIVERDAVHKALMSLLRQDVKASLTALFKHIGTTDEQGPEDVREKVLGFIRDKVFPLKAELLRPREEMERHITDLIKKGLEDVTAAEFRMFMDFLRSLSIFGDKAPPERMKELIEIIEGQADLDAQFNVSDGEHIDRLISCLYMALPFFLRGASGSKFLNYLNKHIIPVFDKLPEERKLDLLKAVAEISPYTLPQDSRQILPSIVQLLKNYMPRRKTGEEMNFTYVECLLYAFHHLAHKAPNATNSLCGYKIVTGQPSDRLGEDFSELYKDFTERLSNVEELTRATMKKLTQGMAEHNKAMAAAKSDEAKDNIKTQKQNTTTGLRTCNNILAMTKPLHSKTPSFIGDKSINPSWKEAAKPSVGSTTTATGGKRPVNAANGSGNTAKKGRGAGGLQNQLVNRALEGISHGGRGGTRGRGRGWGGRGRGRGYR is encoded by the exons ATGAGTGACTCCACTGAGGACGCCAAGCACATCGAGAAGCTCTACGAATTCGGCGAGAGACTCAATGAGTCCAAGGACAAGTCTCAG AATGTGAAGGATTACCAGGGGATTATAGATGCGGCTAGGACGAGCGTGAAGGCGAAGCAATTGGCGGCTCAGCTGATTCCAAGGTTCTTCAAGTTCTTCCCTGATCTCTCCAGCCAGGCAGTCGATGCCCATCTTGATTTGATCGAGGAAGAAGAGCTTGGG GTACGGGTGCAAGCAATTAGGGGGCTGCCACTATTCTGCAAGGATACACCAGAATATCTTTCCAAAATCATTGACATTCTTGTGCAGCTCCTTGTAGCTG AGGAAATTGTGGAGCGTGATGCTGTGCATAAAGCTCTTATGTCTTTGCTGAGGCAGGATGTGAAAG CCTCTTTAACTGCCTTATTTAAGCATATTGGGACTACAGATGAACAAGGTCCAGAAGACGTACGTGAGAAAGTTTTAGGCTTTATAAGAGATAAG GTTTTCCCTCTCAAGGCTGAACTTTTGAGGCCGCGAGAGGAAATGGAACGGCACATAACTGATTTGATTAAAAAG GGCCTAGAAGATGTAACTGCAGCAGAATTCAGAATGTTCATGGACTTCCTAAGAAGTTTGAGCATATTTGGAGATAAAGCACCCCCAGAACGGATGAAAGAACTTATTGAAATTATTGAAGGACAGGCTGATTTAGATGCACAATTCAAT GTTTCGGATGGAGAGCATATTGACAGGTTGATATCATGCCTTTACATGGCGCTTCCATTTTTCCTT AGGGGTGCATCAGGCAGCAAGTTTCTGAACTATTTGAACAAGCATATTATACCTGTTTTTGACAAG CTTCCTGAGGAACGAAAGCTTGACTTACTCAAAGCAGTTGCAGAAATTTCGCCTTACACTCTGCCACAGGATTCACGCCAGATTCTTCCTTCTATTGTTCAGTTGTTGAAG AATTACATGCCTCGGAGGAAGACTGGAGAAGAGATGAACTTCACTTATGTTGAATGCTTGTTATATGCATTTCACCATTTAGCTCATAAG GCTCCCAATGCCACAAACAGCTTATGTGGTTACAAGATAGTTACTGGGCAGCCATCAGATAGGCTTGGAGAGGACTTCTCTGAGTTGTATAAGGATTTTACTGAGAg GTTGAGTAATGTAGAAGAGCTAACTAGGGCTACCATGAAAAAATTAACTCAGGGAATGGCTGAACACAACAAAGCAATGGCAGCTGCAAAGTCGGATGAGGCAAAGGATAACATA AAAACTCAGAAACAGAATACTACAACTGGATTGCGAACTTGCAATAACATTTTGGCAATGACAAAG CCATTGCATTCGAAGACACCATCGTTTATTGGAGATAAGAGTATCAATCCATCTTGGAAAGAAGCAGCAAAACCTTCTGTTGGTTCCACCACTACAGCAACTGG AGGGAAACGGCCTGTTAATGCTGCTAATGGGTCTGGCAACACAGCGAAAAAGGGCCGAGGTGCTGGTGGCTTACAGAACCAACTAGTCAACAGGGCATTGGAAGGTATATCTCATGGAGGGAGGGGTGGCACAAGGGGCAGGGGCAGGGGTTGGGGTGGACGTGGAAGAGGAAGAGGCTATAGGTAA
- the LOC110604587 gene encoding glutamate receptor 2.9 isoform X2 yields MVMGIFICFQVKGYRVPLPFISSNSVSKLWHILLVLIITSFFLFLHCEADAINGNYKQVTSIVAIIDLNSRIGKEEKTAIDVAVLNFNNGSNDHNISVYYHDHQSNPLHTAQAAESFIKDKGGVKAILGMMKWEEAALVADIGSKAQVPVLSFAAPAITPPSTPTRWPFLVRMVYNASVQMRCIAELTRAYSWRRVVVVYEDNTYGGDSGELTLLSQALQEVGSEIEHRLVLPPFAVVSDPKEAVKEELRKLQEIKSRVFIVLQTSLPLVIHLFREAKEMGMVGKDTVWILRDTVTSSLDSVNTSVIYSMEGALGIKSYYSDSSSAYKSFHAQFRQIFRSEYPEEDNSEPGFYALRAYDSISTIVKAMERMSSNSSSSPKEFLNNILSSNFTGLSGQISFKAGELMHTPKLRIVNVVGKRYKEIDFWLPGYGFSESNENKEHQNGGGAMRLQRPVNWPGDLNRIPKGWAMPSNTRPMRIGVPGRTSFQRFVRVVNESENLYDGFCIELFHKVLPLLDYDLPYIFEPYNGTYDDLVNLVYNKTYDAVVGDVTILADRADKVEFTQPYAESGLSMIVPLKFEESAWMFMKPFTWQMWVVTGAILIYTMFIVWFLEHQSNPEFKGPLKNQIGTAVSFTFSSLFFAHREKIYGNLTRVVLVVWLFVVLILNSSYTASLTSMLTIQRLRPNVTDIDWLRRNNLPVGCDGDSFVRDYLKKVLKFNNVRNVTSEYNYESEFQSREIYAAFLELPYQKVFISHYCKQYASNTPTYRFGGLGFAFQKGSPMASDFSKAILRLSENGELVKLENKWFAHSQECSSTTTENETESLGLKNFWVLFVISGATSTICFLLFLIHLVNKYWHYEKAEGAGNATPSEKSSVWRKTVTLAKYIYQGETAIPVNSPAFSPSPDFHEWISSRWESSSPCDNLASLPASSSPPEIDVINL; encoded by the exons ATGGTCATGGgaatttttatttgctttcaagtAAAAGGTTATCGAGTTCCTCTCCCATTCATTTCATCCAACTCAGTTTCAAAACTTTGGCATATTTTACTTGTGCTTATTATTACctccttcttcctcttcctccacTGTGAAGCCGACGCCATCAATGGCAATTACAAGCAGGTTACGAGCATTGTTGCAATCATTGATCTTAATTCAAGAATAGGGAAAGAAGAGAAGACTGCCATTGATGTAGCTGTTCTAAACTTCAACAATGGCTCAAATGATCACAATATATCTGTTTACTACCATGACCACCAAAGCAATCCCCTCCACACTGCTCAAGCTG CTGAAAGTTTTATTAAAGACAAGGGAGGAGTCAAAGCAATTTTGGGCATGATGAAATGGGAGGAGGCAGCTTTAGTTGCTGATATTGGAAGCAAAGCTCAAGTTCCGGTTCTTTCATTTGCTGCACCTGCCATAACACCACCTTCAACACCTACCCGTTGGCCTTTCTTGGTCCGGATGGTTTATAATGCTTCTGTACAAATGAGATGTATTGCAGAACTTACTCGCGCTTATAGTTGGAGACGGGTTGTAGTAGTTTACGAAGATAATACTTATGGTGGTGATTCTGGGGAGTTGACACTTCTTTCTCAGGCTTTACAGGAAGTTGGTTCAGAGATAGAGCACCGATTGGTTCTTCCACCATTTGCCGTAGTATCTGATCCGAAAGAAGCTGTTAAAGAGGAACTAAGAAAGCTCCAAGAAATCAAATCTCGGGTTTTTATTGTTCTTCAAACATCATTACCTTTGGTCATCCATTTGTTTAGAGAAGCTAAGGAGATGGGGATGGTGGGGAAAGACACAGTATGGATCCTCAGAGATACTGTTACTAGTTCCCTGGACTCAGTTAACACCTCTGTCATTTACTCTATGGAAGGAGCTCTAGGAATTAAGAGCTACTATTCTGACAGTAGCAGTGCCTACAAAAGCTTCCATGCTCAATTTCGGCAAATTTTCAGGTCCGAATACCCAGAAGAAGACAACTCGGAGCCAGGATTTTATGCTCTGAGAGCATATGATAGCATTTCAACTATCGTAAAGGCCATGGAGAGGATGTCTAGCAACAGTAGTAGTAGTCCAAAGGAATTCTTGAATAATATATTATCAAGCAATTTCACTGGTCTTAGTGGTCAGATCAGTTTCAAAGCAGGCGAGTTAATGCATACTCCTAAACTGAGGATTGTAAACGTGGTCGGAAAGAGATATAAGGAGATAGACTTCTGGTTGCCTGGGTATGGATTCTCGGAAAGCAATGAAAATAAAGAACATCAAAACGGTGGTGGGGCAATGCGACTGCAACGTCCAGTGAATTGGCCTGGAGACTTAAATCGGATTCCAAAAGGCTGGGCAATGCCTTCAAATACAAGACCCATGAGAATTGGCGTTCCAGGGAGAACCTCATTCCAGAGGTTTGTGAGAGTAGTGAATGAAAGTGAAAACCTCTATGATGGTTTTTGCATTGAACTTTTCCATAAAGTGTTACCGCTTTTGGATTATGATCTGCCTTACATATTTGAACCCTACAACGGCACTTATGACGATCTGGTGAATCTCGTATATAACAAG ACTTATGATGCCGTCGTCGGTGATGTAACCATACTAGCTGACAGGGCAGATAAAGTGGAATTCACTCAGCCATATGCAGAATCAGGCTTGTCGATGATAGTTCCTCTTAAGTTTGAAGAGTCAGCTTGGATGTTTATGAAGCCTTTCACTTGGCAAATGTGGGTGGTCACTGGTGCAATCTTGATCTACACAATGTTCATAGTTTGGTTCCTGGAGCACCAATCTAATCCTGAATTTAAAGGTCCATTGAAGAATCAGATTGGCACTGCAGTTTCCTTcactttctcttctctcttttttgcTCACA gagAGAAAATTTACGGCAATCTCACTCGGGTGGTGTTGGTAGTGTGGCTATTTGTTGTGTTGATCTTAAACTCGAGCTACACTGCTAGTCTTACTTCAATGCTTACCATCCAACGGCTGCGGCCAAATGTTACTGATATTGATTGGTTAAGAAGAAACAACTTACCAGTTGGCTGTGATGGAGATTCATTTGTGAGGGATTACCTGAAGAAAGTGTTGAAGTTCAATAATGTCAGGAATGTTACTAGCGAATACAATTACGAAAGTGAATTCCAAAGTAGAGAAATATATGCTGCCTTTCTTGAACTCCCTTATCAGAAAGTCTTCATCAGCCATTACTGCAAGCAATATGCTTCAAACACACCCACCTACAGATTTGGAGGATTAGGCTTT GCGTTTCAGAAGGGTTCCCCAATGGCAAGTGACTTTTCCAAAGCTATATTGAGGTTGTCGGAAAATGGAGAGCTGGTAAAATTGGAAAACAAATGGTTTGCTCATTCACAAGAGTGTTCCAGCACTACGACTGAGAATGAAACTGAAAGCTTGGGCCTAAAAAACTTCTGGGTTCTCTTCGTAATATCTGGTGCAACTTCTACCATTTGTTTCCTGTTATTTCTGATTCACTTGGTGAACAAGTACTGGCATTATGAAAAGGCAGAGGGAGCTGGCAATGCAACTCCAAGCGAGAAGAGTAGTGTTTGGAGGAAGACAGTTACTCTTGCTAAGTATATCTATCAAGGAGAAACTGCTATTCCTGTAAACTCTCCTGCTTTTTCTCCGTCACCTGATTTCCATGAATGGATCTCTTCTAGGTGGGAATCTTCCAGTCCCTGTGATAATCTGGCGAGTCTTCCAGCCTCCTCCTCTCCACCTGAAATTGATGTTATTAATTTGTAA
- the LOC110604575 gene encoding uncharacterized protein LOC110604575 isoform X1 codes for MMLCGVLKDQIQNWLRDYDRLQYLAVILIYIQIGCALIGSLGASYNGVLLVNLGIALFALVAIESSSQSLGRTYAVLLFCSILLDISWFILFARDIWNISSEKYGMFFIFSVKLTLAMQIVGFSVRLSSSLLWIQIYRLGVSYVESSGPREADFDLRNSFLSPVTPAAARESSDSDVALGGSVYYPAYYSPLFEDGRNNGYLHLDQSSSIDNGSTSSAEISQLKVSMGRSFQTIDISRLLNGDYGFERTICVSIMDFGVSTSDSLLLLLQKEMDLKSSF; via the exons ATGATGTTGTGTGGTGTATTAAAAGATCAAATTCAGAATTGGCTTCGCGATTATGATAGGCTACAATACTTGGCTGTCATCCTCATTTACATTCAG ATTGGCTGCGCGTTGATTGGATCACTTGGGGCATCGTACAACGGTGTGTTGCTCGTCAATTTGGGAATTGCTTTGTTTGCGCTGGTCGCTATAGAGAGTAGCAGTCAGAGTTTGGGTCGGACCTACGCCGTTCTTCTCTTTTGTTCTATTCTGCTTGATATTTCTTGGTTCATTCTTTTCGCTCGTGACATTTG GAACATTTCTTCAGAGAAGTATGGGATGTTCTTTATCTTTTCAGTGAAACTCACCTTAGCGATGCAAATTGTTGGATTTTCTGTGAGGTTGTCATCCTCATTGTTGTGGATTCAGATTTACAGATTGGGAGTTTCCTATGTAGAAAGCAGTGGTCCTCGAGAAGCAGATTTTGATTTAAGAAATAGCTTCCTCAGTCCTGTAACTCCAGCTGCAGCAAGAGAAAGCTCAGATTCTGATGTTGCTTTAGGGGGCTCCGTTTATTATCCAGCTTATTACTCACCACTGTTTGAAGATGGTCGGAACAATGGATACCTACATTTG gATCAAAGTTCCAGTATTGACAATGGGTCCACTTCTAGTGCTGAAATTTCTCAGTTGAAGGTGTCCATGGGTAGATCTTTCCAGACAATAGAT ATCTCCAGGCTCCTAAATGGTGATTATGGGTTTGAGAGGACCATTTGTGTCAGTATTATGGACTTTGGAGTTTCAACTTCAGATAGTCTGCTGCTGCTTTTGCAAAAGGAAATGGATTTAAAGTCATCATTCTAG
- the LOC110604587 gene encoding glutamate receptor 2.9 isoform X1: MVMGIFICFQVKGYRVPLPFISSNSVSKLWHILLVLIITSFFLFLHCEADAINGNYKQVTSIVAIIDLNSRIGKEEKTAIDVAVLNFNNGSNDHNISVYYHDHQSNPLHTAQAAAESFIKDKGGVKAILGMMKWEEAALVADIGSKAQVPVLSFAAPAITPPSTPTRWPFLVRMVYNASVQMRCIAELTRAYSWRRVVVVYEDNTYGGDSGELTLLSQALQEVGSEIEHRLVLPPFAVVSDPKEAVKEELRKLQEIKSRVFIVLQTSLPLVIHLFREAKEMGMVGKDTVWILRDTVTSSLDSVNTSVIYSMEGALGIKSYYSDSSSAYKSFHAQFRQIFRSEYPEEDNSEPGFYALRAYDSISTIVKAMERMSSNSSSSPKEFLNNILSSNFTGLSGQISFKAGELMHTPKLRIVNVVGKRYKEIDFWLPGYGFSESNENKEHQNGGGAMRLQRPVNWPGDLNRIPKGWAMPSNTRPMRIGVPGRTSFQRFVRVVNESENLYDGFCIELFHKVLPLLDYDLPYIFEPYNGTYDDLVNLVYNKTYDAVVGDVTILADRADKVEFTQPYAESGLSMIVPLKFEESAWMFMKPFTWQMWVVTGAILIYTMFIVWFLEHQSNPEFKGPLKNQIGTAVSFTFSSLFFAHREKIYGNLTRVVLVVWLFVVLILNSSYTASLTSMLTIQRLRPNVTDIDWLRRNNLPVGCDGDSFVRDYLKKVLKFNNVRNVTSEYNYESEFQSREIYAAFLELPYQKVFISHYCKQYASNTPTYRFGGLGFAFQKGSPMASDFSKAILRLSENGELVKLENKWFAHSQECSSTTTENETESLGLKNFWVLFVISGATSTICFLLFLIHLVNKYWHYEKAEGAGNATPSEKSSVWRKTVTLAKYIYQGETAIPVNSPAFSPSPDFHEWISSRWESSSPCDNLASLPASSSPPEIDVINL, encoded by the exons ATGGTCATGGgaatttttatttgctttcaagtAAAAGGTTATCGAGTTCCTCTCCCATTCATTTCATCCAACTCAGTTTCAAAACTTTGGCATATTTTACTTGTGCTTATTATTACctccttcttcctcttcctccacTGTGAAGCCGACGCCATCAATGGCAATTACAAGCAGGTTACGAGCATTGTTGCAATCATTGATCTTAATTCAAGAATAGGGAAAGAAGAGAAGACTGCCATTGATGTAGCTGTTCTAAACTTCAACAATGGCTCAAATGATCACAATATATCTGTTTACTACCATGACCACCAAAGCAATCCCCTCCACACTGCTCAAGCTG CAGCTGAAAGTTTTATTAAAGACAAGGGAGGAGTCAAAGCAATTTTGGGCATGATGAAATGGGAGGAGGCAGCTTTAGTTGCTGATATTGGAAGCAAAGCTCAAGTTCCGGTTCTTTCATTTGCTGCACCTGCCATAACACCACCTTCAACACCTACCCGTTGGCCTTTCTTGGTCCGGATGGTTTATAATGCTTCTGTACAAATGAGATGTATTGCAGAACTTACTCGCGCTTATAGTTGGAGACGGGTTGTAGTAGTTTACGAAGATAATACTTATGGTGGTGATTCTGGGGAGTTGACACTTCTTTCTCAGGCTTTACAGGAAGTTGGTTCAGAGATAGAGCACCGATTGGTTCTTCCACCATTTGCCGTAGTATCTGATCCGAAAGAAGCTGTTAAAGAGGAACTAAGAAAGCTCCAAGAAATCAAATCTCGGGTTTTTATTGTTCTTCAAACATCATTACCTTTGGTCATCCATTTGTTTAGAGAAGCTAAGGAGATGGGGATGGTGGGGAAAGACACAGTATGGATCCTCAGAGATACTGTTACTAGTTCCCTGGACTCAGTTAACACCTCTGTCATTTACTCTATGGAAGGAGCTCTAGGAATTAAGAGCTACTATTCTGACAGTAGCAGTGCCTACAAAAGCTTCCATGCTCAATTTCGGCAAATTTTCAGGTCCGAATACCCAGAAGAAGACAACTCGGAGCCAGGATTTTATGCTCTGAGAGCATATGATAGCATTTCAACTATCGTAAAGGCCATGGAGAGGATGTCTAGCAACAGTAGTAGTAGTCCAAAGGAATTCTTGAATAATATATTATCAAGCAATTTCACTGGTCTTAGTGGTCAGATCAGTTTCAAAGCAGGCGAGTTAATGCATACTCCTAAACTGAGGATTGTAAACGTGGTCGGAAAGAGATATAAGGAGATAGACTTCTGGTTGCCTGGGTATGGATTCTCGGAAAGCAATGAAAATAAAGAACATCAAAACGGTGGTGGGGCAATGCGACTGCAACGTCCAGTGAATTGGCCTGGAGACTTAAATCGGATTCCAAAAGGCTGGGCAATGCCTTCAAATACAAGACCCATGAGAATTGGCGTTCCAGGGAGAACCTCATTCCAGAGGTTTGTGAGAGTAGTGAATGAAAGTGAAAACCTCTATGATGGTTTTTGCATTGAACTTTTCCATAAAGTGTTACCGCTTTTGGATTATGATCTGCCTTACATATTTGAACCCTACAACGGCACTTATGACGATCTGGTGAATCTCGTATATAACAAG ACTTATGATGCCGTCGTCGGTGATGTAACCATACTAGCTGACAGGGCAGATAAAGTGGAATTCACTCAGCCATATGCAGAATCAGGCTTGTCGATGATAGTTCCTCTTAAGTTTGAAGAGTCAGCTTGGATGTTTATGAAGCCTTTCACTTGGCAAATGTGGGTGGTCACTGGTGCAATCTTGATCTACACAATGTTCATAGTTTGGTTCCTGGAGCACCAATCTAATCCTGAATTTAAAGGTCCATTGAAGAATCAGATTGGCACTGCAGTTTCCTTcactttctcttctctcttttttgcTCACA gagAGAAAATTTACGGCAATCTCACTCGGGTGGTGTTGGTAGTGTGGCTATTTGTTGTGTTGATCTTAAACTCGAGCTACACTGCTAGTCTTACTTCAATGCTTACCATCCAACGGCTGCGGCCAAATGTTACTGATATTGATTGGTTAAGAAGAAACAACTTACCAGTTGGCTGTGATGGAGATTCATTTGTGAGGGATTACCTGAAGAAAGTGTTGAAGTTCAATAATGTCAGGAATGTTACTAGCGAATACAATTACGAAAGTGAATTCCAAAGTAGAGAAATATATGCTGCCTTTCTTGAACTCCCTTATCAGAAAGTCTTCATCAGCCATTACTGCAAGCAATATGCTTCAAACACACCCACCTACAGATTTGGAGGATTAGGCTTT GCGTTTCAGAAGGGTTCCCCAATGGCAAGTGACTTTTCCAAAGCTATATTGAGGTTGTCGGAAAATGGAGAGCTGGTAAAATTGGAAAACAAATGGTTTGCTCATTCACAAGAGTGTTCCAGCACTACGACTGAGAATGAAACTGAAAGCTTGGGCCTAAAAAACTTCTGGGTTCTCTTCGTAATATCTGGTGCAACTTCTACCATTTGTTTCCTGTTATTTCTGATTCACTTGGTGAACAAGTACTGGCATTATGAAAAGGCAGAGGGAGCTGGCAATGCAACTCCAAGCGAGAAGAGTAGTGTTTGGAGGAAGACAGTTACTCTTGCTAAGTATATCTATCAAGGAGAAACTGCTATTCCTGTAAACTCTCCTGCTTTTTCTCCGTCACCTGATTTCCATGAATGGATCTCTTCTAGGTGGGAATCTTCCAGTCCCTGTGATAATCTGGCGAGTCTTCCAGCCTCCTCCTCTCCACCTGAAATTGATGTTATTAATTTGTAA
- the LOC110604575 gene encoding uncharacterized protein LOC110604575 isoform X2 — MMLCGVLKDQIQNWLRDYDRLQYLAVILIYIQIGCALIGSLGASYNGVLLVNLGIALFALVAIESSSQSLGRTYAVLLFCSILLDISWFILFARDIWNISSEKYGMFFIFSVKLTLAMQIVGFSVRLSSSLLWIQIYRLGVSYVESSGPREADFDLRNSFLSPVTPAAARESSDSDVALGGSVYYPAYYSPLFEDGRNNGYLHLDQSSSIDNGSTSSAEISQLKVSMGRSFQTIDEENATGEPQTV, encoded by the exons ATGATGTTGTGTGGTGTATTAAAAGATCAAATTCAGAATTGGCTTCGCGATTATGATAGGCTACAATACTTGGCTGTCATCCTCATTTACATTCAG ATTGGCTGCGCGTTGATTGGATCACTTGGGGCATCGTACAACGGTGTGTTGCTCGTCAATTTGGGAATTGCTTTGTTTGCGCTGGTCGCTATAGAGAGTAGCAGTCAGAGTTTGGGTCGGACCTACGCCGTTCTTCTCTTTTGTTCTATTCTGCTTGATATTTCTTGGTTCATTCTTTTCGCTCGTGACATTTG GAACATTTCTTCAGAGAAGTATGGGATGTTCTTTATCTTTTCAGTGAAACTCACCTTAGCGATGCAAATTGTTGGATTTTCTGTGAGGTTGTCATCCTCATTGTTGTGGATTCAGATTTACAGATTGGGAGTTTCCTATGTAGAAAGCAGTGGTCCTCGAGAAGCAGATTTTGATTTAAGAAATAGCTTCCTCAGTCCTGTAACTCCAGCTGCAGCAAGAGAAAGCTCAGATTCTGATGTTGCTTTAGGGGGCTCCGTTTATTATCCAGCTTATTACTCACCACTGTTTGAAGATGGTCGGAACAATGGATACCTACATTTG gATCAAAGTTCCAGTATTGACAATGGGTCCACTTCTAGTGCTGAAATTTCTCAGTTGAAGGTGTCCATGGGTAGATCTTTCCAGACAATAGAT GAGGAAAATGCCACAGGCGAGCCTCAGACCGTCTGA